From the Lathyrus oleraceus cultivar Zhongwan6 chromosome 3, CAAS_Psat_ZW6_1.0, whole genome shotgun sequence genome, the window caccaagccaaagcccagcccaaaagcaAGGCGCTGCGCccgtgacgagcgtcacacaagctgtgacgagcgtcacgccctacctacttgtgttacgagcgtaacacatggtgtgacgtacgtcacaccattcccctatatttttggcttcagaagcgcaacaaagacgttgaggcctattgttacgcttgaccatTTGCAACGTGAAGACTCTTTACACGGAAGACCTCTGGAAACAGTTACAACAATTGACcaatataaatagtagcttttgGCAAACCCTGCGGGACTCTCCGCTTCGTtcaattttcttcttccagccgtgcaagcataccaTTATTTCTCCTTTACtgttttttcttttaattgcaATTCTTATTTTTACTTTCCTTTCCAGTTaatctttcagcacttaattaatttttcgcacaatagtttctacaccggaaactattgtgtatctttcactagatctaaccttacgttagaccctagatttttattccttcacttttgttttcctgtccgattgaagaattcaagaacaaatccaaccggtctgtggtggagtgttcaagattgctataaattattcaggttctttaattattgtttgaatttatatatgctctgctttactgtttatttatattatttgcctaAGACGGAATTATTTATGCATGTTGATTATTTAGATCTGTtaagcatgtctggctaatttatttaggtatcggtatgtagagtaagcggaatgaaggaatcaaaactaagttggtttaattacatttaaaaataaaatcactctttttacggtctcaatttacatgtttaataacaaggttttgtacgaaagtaaaagacataaagaagttaaaatcaatagaacgagagtttgagtttttaactggacagtgtaaattggacattaattctagatcagggcgaaagcaatttttagagttaattaaattctaatctttttcaaaaagtatttttaaaggttgaatgtgaggactagagttaagcatttgaatttaattatataatctaagtcaacagagcaAGAGTTTGAGACAAGGATGTTTAAACGtttagtgttttcttaaaaagagtttctacggattctattattttcaaaaagtgattttggacttaactaataagtgatagctacgttaatataaaatcatagtttattcaacagagcgagagtttgagataagacttttaatcaatagtgtctactgaaaggatttgttttaaaaccaagaaaccaacgaagaattgattccctaattacgacgaactacataccgatatccgcttaattaatatttaatttagatcttattttagttttaacttttcccccaaacaatcaaagtattatccgccttagctttacgaagcaaccttagaaaacggtatatcgattcataagtccctgtgggatcgatatcttttaaaactacgcgatagaactgtgcacttgcagtttgtaccccaaattcgacccataaagtcgcgatcagaatacatgtcactcctagcaataatctaatggactccaggagagctacatgagcaaatgtttcatcaaagtcaactccttcaacttgagtgtatccttgtgttaccaatcttgctttatttttagtaaccacacctttttcatcagatttgttcttgtaaacccactttgttccaataacatttattccttcaggtcttggaaccaattcccacacttcatttaacttgaattggcctaactcttcctgcatggcattgatccagaattcatcatttaaggcttctttgacattcttaggctcaatcttggacacaaaacaggcatgtgagatcacttcccttgatctagtggtgacccctttatttgggtctcctataatgagatctttaggatgatccttctgaattctgatagagggtcccgTATTAACTTTATCAACTTCAGGTTCAGCTTAAGTGGactcactctcattacttttgtccaTGAGATCAGTTGGGGCATCATtcagaaatgtttcaacatcgtctgtgacatcagtctcttgatcatcaacaacaacattgatagattccatcataacttttgttctggaattaaaaactctaaaggctctgctgtttgttgagtagcccagaaatattccttcatcactcttggggtccattttccttctttgttcacgatcagccaagatataacatttactaccaaacacatggaagtatttaatagtaggtcttcttcccttccagacttcatataaagtggttggggtccctttcctcaaggtaactctgttgtgaacataacaaGTTGTGTTCATAGTcatttagaggttgggctttggatttgattggggaaattcgaccacCATCATCTAAGAATCAGAGGTATATCTTGGTCGACATTGATTATTTTACGAAACGGATCGAAGTTGTACCTTTACCAAATGTAAGCCAAGAAGATGTGATCGATTTTATCCAGAAAcatattatttataaatttggAATCCCAGAGACTACcacaacagatcaaggatcaatatttactggtcgaaagatgcaagaatttGCTAAGGAAATGGGCTTCAAATTGTTAACTTTTACGCCATATTATGCTCAGACTAATGGTCAGGTCGAAATAGCTACTAAGGTGATTATTGGTTTGATTAAGAAACATGTGGGGAAGAAGCCTATAAATTTGCACAAAACTTTAGATCAGATTTTGTGGGCATGTCGTACCTCTCCCAAGGAAGCCACAAATTCAACCCCTTTTCGAATGACCTTTGGTCATGATGTAGTTCTAC encodes:
- the LOC127130936 gene encoding uncharacterized protein LOC127130936 — protein: MQEFAKEMGFKLLTFTPYYAQTNGQVEIATKVIIGLIKKHVGKKPINLHKTLDQILWACRTSPKEATNSTPFRMTFGHDVVLLVEIYLQSISIQRHHEIPSESYCNMMLDELIDLDEERLNALELLK